Proteins encoded by one window of Pan troglodytes isolate AG18354 chromosome 16, NHGRI_mPanTro3-v2.0_pri, whole genome shotgun sequence:
- the LCMT2 gene encoding tRNA wybutosine-synthesizing protein 4 — protein sequence MGPRSRERRAGAVQNTNDSSALSKRSLAARGYVQDPFAALLVPGAARRAPLIHRGYYVRARAVRHCVRAFLEQIGAPQAALRAQILSLGAGFDSLYFRLKTAGRLARAAVWEVDFPEVARRKAERIGETPELCALTGPFQRGEPASALCFESADYCILGLDLRQLQRVEEALGAAGLDAASPTLLLAEAVLTYLEPESAAALIAWAAQRFPNALFVVYEQMRPQDAFGQCMLQHFRQLNSPLHGLERFPDVEAQRRRFLQAGWTACGAVDMNEFYHCFLPAEERRRVENIEPFDEFEEWHLKCAHYFILAASRGDTLSHTLVFPSSEAFPRVNPASPSGLFPASVVSSEGQVPNLKRYGHASVFLSPDVILSAGGFGEQEGRHCRVSQFHLLSRDCDSEWKGSQIGSCGTGVQWDGRLYHTMTRLSESRILILGGRLSPVSPALGVLQLHFFKSEDNNTEDLKVTITKAGRKDDSTLCCWRHSTTEVSCQNQEYLFVYGGRSVVEPVLSDWHFLHVGTMAWVRIPVEGEVPEARHSHSACTWQGGALIAGGLGASEEPLNSVLFLRPISCGFLWESVDIQPPITPRYSHTAHVLNGKLLLVGGIWIHSSSFPGVTVINLTTGLSSEYQIDTTYVPWPLMLHNHTSILLPEEQQLLLLGGGGNCFSFGTYFNPHTVTLDLSSLSAGQ from the coding sequence ATGGGCCCCCGGAGCCGTGAGCGTCGGGCAGGCGCGGTACAGAACACCAACGACAGCAGCGCCCTCAGCAAGCGTTCCCTGGCCGCGCGCGGGTACGTGCAGGACCCCTTTGCCGCGTTGCTGGTTCCGGGCGCGGCGCGCCGCGCACCGCTCATTCACCGAGGCTACTACGTCCGCGCACGCGCCGTGAGGCACTGCGTGCGCGCTTTTTTGGAGCAGATTGGCGCGCCCCAGGCCGCGCTTCGCGCGCAGATCTTGTCTCTCGGCGCTGGCTTCGACTCGCTCTATTTTCGCTTAAAAACCGCGGGCCGCCTGGCCCGGGCTGCAGTCTGGGAGGTGGATTTTCCGGAGGTGGCGCGGCGCAAAGCAGAAAGGATTGGAGAGACGCCAGAGCTGTGCGCGTTAACCGGGCCTTTCCAGAGGGGGGAGCCCGCGTCCGCGCTGTGCTTTGAGAGCGCAGACTACTGCATCCTGGGTCTGGACTTGCGGCAGCTCCAGCGAGTGGAGGAGGCCCTGGGCGCCGCGGGGCTCGACGCAGCCTCACCCACTCTGCTGCTGGCCGAGGCGGTGCTGACCTACCTCGAGCCGGAGAGTGCCGCGGCCCTCATCGCCTGGGCAGCCCAGCGTTTTCCTAATGCCCTTTTCGTGGTCTATGAGCAGATGAGGCCTCAAGACGCCTTTGGCCAGTGCATGCTGCAACATTTTCGGCAGCTAAACTCCCCCCTGCATGGCCTGGAGCGCTTTCCTGACGTGGAGGCGCAGCGGCGCCGCTTCCTTCAAGCTGGCTGGACCGCCTGCGGTGCCGTGGACATGAATGAATTCTATCACTGCTTCCTTCCCGCAGAAGAGCGCCGGCGGGTGGAAAATATTGAACCCTTTGACGAATTTGAGGAGTGGCATCTGAAGTGCGCCCATTATTTCATTCTGGCAGCTTCTAGGGGAGACACCCTCTCCCACACCCTAGTGTTTCCATCCTCAGAGGCATTCCCTCGCGTAAATCCTGCTTCGCCTTCAGGGTTATTCCCTGCCAGTGTAGTCAGTAGCGAGGGCCAGGTCCCAAACCTGAAGAGATATGGCCACGCCTCTGTCTTCTTGAGCCCAGACGTTATTCTCAGTGCAGGAGGATTTGGAGAGCAGGAGGGGCGGCACTGCCGAGTGAGCCAGTTTCACTTGCTCTCAAGAGATTGTGACTCTGAATGGAAAGGCAGCCAAATAGGCAGTTGTGggactggagttcagtgggatGGACGCCTTTATCACACCATGACAAGACTCTCAGAGAGTCGGATTCTGATTCTGGGAGGGAGACTGTCCCCAGTAAGTCCAGCCTTGGGGGTTCTCCAGCTTCATTTTTTTAAGAGTGAGGATAATAACACTGAGGACCTGAAAGTGACAATAACAAAGGCTGGCCGAAAGGATGATTCCACTTTGTGTTGTTGGCGGCATTCAACAACAGAAGTGTCCTGTCAGAATCAGGAATATTTGTTTGTGTATGGGGGTCGAAGCGTGGTGGAACCTGTACTAAGTGACTGGCATTTCCTACATGTAGGGACAATGGCTTGGGTCAGGATCCCAGTGGAGGGAGAAGTACCTGAAGCCCGGCATTCTCACAGTGCCTGCACTTGGCAAGGGGGAGCCCTTATTGCTGGAGGTCTCGGGGCTTCTGAGGAGCCATTGAACTCTGTGCTCTTTCTGAGACCAATCTCTTGTGGATTCCTCTGGGAGTCAGTAGACATCCAGCCTCCCATTACCCCAAGGTACTCCCACACAGCTCATGTGCTCAATGGAAAGCTGTTACTGGTTGGAGGGATCTGGATTCATTCCTCCTCATTTCCTGGAGTGACTGTGATCAATTTGACTACAGGATTGAGCTCTGAGTATCAGATTGACACAACATATGTGCCATGGCCATTAATGTTACACAACCATACTAGCATCCTTCTTCCTGAAGAGCAACAGCTCCTGCTCCTTGGAGGTGGTGGGAACTGCTTTTCCTTTGGTACCTACTTCAACCCCCATACAGTCACATTAGACCTTTCTTCCTTAAGTGCTGGGCAGTAA